In Equus caballus isolate H_3958 breed thoroughbred chromosome 7, TB-T2T, whole genome shotgun sequence, one DNA window encodes the following:
- the UCP3 gene encoding putative mitochondrial transporter UCP3 isoform X2: MARGPSDPCCHLWDGALRSPKEPLCFPTLAGLSPGLQSSLSPWTSAGPWRDWAEPSGTMVGLKPSEVPPTTAVKFLGAGTAACFADLFTFPLDTAKVRLQIQGENQAAHVAQSIHYRGVLGTILTMVRTEGPRSPYNGLVAGLQRQMSFASIRIGLYDSVKQFYTPKGSDHSSITTRILAGCTTGAMAVTCAQPTDVVKVRFQASVQLGARSDRKYSGTMDAYRTIAREEGVRGLWKGTLPNVTRNAIVNCGEMVTYDIIKEKLLDYHLFTDNFPCHFVSAFGAGFCATVVASPVDVVKTRYMNSPLGQYRSPLDCMLKMVAQEGPTAFYKGKEEKDGTDVRKCP, encoded by the exons ATGGCAAGGGGGCCATCAGATCCTTGCTGCCACCTCTGGGATGGAGCCCTAAGGAGCCCTAAGGAGCCCCTGTGCTTCCCTACCCTGGCTGGACTCAG CCCAGGGCTGCAGAGCAGCCTCTCTCCTTGGACCTCTGCCGGACCCTGGAGAGACTGGGCAGAGCCTTCCGGGACCATGGTTGGACTGAAGCCTTCGGAGGTGCCTCCCACAACAGCTGTGAAGTTCCTGGGGGCGGGCACAGCAGCCTGTTTTGCTGACCTCTTCACTTTCCCACTGGACACAGCCAAGGTCCGCCTGCAG ATCCAGGGGGAGAACCAGGCGGCCCACGTGGCCCAGAGTATCCACTACCGCGGCGTGCTGGGCACCATCCTGACCATGGTGCGCACCGAGGGCCCCCGCAGCCCCTACAACGGGCTGGTCGCCGGCCTACAGCGCCAGATGAGCTTCGCCTCCATCCGCATTGGCCTCTACGACTCTGTCAAGCAGTTCTACACCCCCAAAGGATCAGACC ACTCCAGCATCACTACCCGGATTTTGGCAGGCTGCACTACGGGGGCCATGGCAGTAACCTGTGCCCAGCCCACAGATGTGGTGAAGGTCCGATTTCAGGCCAGCGTGCAACTTGGGGCCAGGAGTGACAGGAAGTACAGCGGGACAATGGATGCCTACAGGACCATCGCCAGGGAGGAAGGGGTCAGGGGCCTATGGAAAG GAACTTTGCCCAACGTCACAAGGAATGCCATCGTCAACTGTGGTGAGATGGTGACCTATGACATCATCAAGGAGAAGCTGCTAGACTATCACCTGTTCACCG ACAACTTCCCCTGCCACTTTGTCTCTGCCTTTGGAGCCGGCTTCTGTGCCACGGTGGTGGCCTCCCCAGTGGACGTGGTGAAGACCCGGTATATGAACTCACCCTTAGGCCAGTACCGCAGCCCCCTGGACTGTATGCTGAAGATGGTGGCCCAGGAGGGCCCCACGGCCTTCTATAAGGG caaggaagaaaaagatggaaCAGATGTCAGAAAATGCCCATGA
- the UCP3 gene encoding putative mitochondrial transporter UCP3 isoform X3 produces the protein MARGPSDPCCHLWDGALRSPKEPLCFPTLAGLSPGLQSSLSPWTSAGPWRDWAEPSGTMVGLKPSEVPPTTAVKFLGAGTAACFADLFTFPLDTAKVRLQIQGENQAAHVAQSIHYRGVLGTILTMVRTEGPRSPYNGLVAGLQRQMSFASIRIGLYDSVKQFYTPKGSDHSSITTRILAGCTTGAMAVTCAQPTDVVKVRFQASVQLGARSDRKYSGTMDAYRTIAREEGVRGLWKDNFPCHFVSAFGAGFCATVVASPVDVVKTRYMNSPLGQYRSPLDCMLKMVAQEGPTAFYKGFTPSFLRLGSWNVVMFVTYEQLKRALMKVQMLRESPF, from the exons ATGGCAAGGGGGCCATCAGATCCTTGCTGCCACCTCTGGGATGGAGCCCTAAGGAGCCCTAAGGAGCCCCTGTGCTTCCCTACCCTGGCTGGACTCAG CCCAGGGCTGCAGAGCAGCCTCTCTCCTTGGACCTCTGCCGGACCCTGGAGAGACTGGGCAGAGCCTTCCGGGACCATGGTTGGACTGAAGCCTTCGGAGGTGCCTCCCACAACAGCTGTGAAGTTCCTGGGGGCGGGCACAGCAGCCTGTTTTGCTGACCTCTTCACTTTCCCACTGGACACAGCCAAGGTCCGCCTGCAG ATCCAGGGGGAGAACCAGGCGGCCCACGTGGCCCAGAGTATCCACTACCGCGGCGTGCTGGGCACCATCCTGACCATGGTGCGCACCGAGGGCCCCCGCAGCCCCTACAACGGGCTGGTCGCCGGCCTACAGCGCCAGATGAGCTTCGCCTCCATCCGCATTGGCCTCTACGACTCTGTCAAGCAGTTCTACACCCCCAAAGGATCAGACC ACTCCAGCATCACTACCCGGATTTTGGCAGGCTGCACTACGGGGGCCATGGCAGTAACCTGTGCCCAGCCCACAGATGTGGTGAAGGTCCGATTTCAGGCCAGCGTGCAACTTGGGGCCAGGAGTGACAGGAAGTACAGCGGGACAATGGATGCCTACAGGACCATCGCCAGGGAGGAAGGGGTCAGGGGCCTATGGAAAG ACAACTTCCCCTGCCACTTTGTCTCTGCCTTTGGAGCCGGCTTCTGTGCCACGGTGGTGGCCTCCCCAGTGGACGTGGTGAAGACCCGGTATATGAACTCACCCTTAGGCCAGTACCGCAGCCCCCTGGACTGTATGCTGAAGATGGTGGCCCAGGAGGGCCCCACGGCCTTCTATAAGGG ATTTACCCCCTCCTTTTTGCGTTTGGGATCCTGGAATGTGGTGATGTTCGTAACCTACGAGCAGCTGAAACGGGCCTTGATGAAAGTCCAGATGCTACGGGAATCTCCATTTTGA
- the UCP3 gene encoding putative mitochondrial transporter UCP3 isoform X1, with amino-acid sequence MARGPSDPCCHLWDGALRSPKEPLCFPTLAGLSPGLQSSLSPWTSAGPWRDWAEPSGTMVGLKPSEVPPTTAVKFLGAGTAACFADLFTFPLDTAKVRLQIQGENQAAHVAQSIHYRGVLGTILTMVRTEGPRSPYNGLVAGLQRQMSFASIRIGLYDSVKQFYTPKGSDHSSITTRILAGCTTGAMAVTCAQPTDVVKVRFQASVQLGARSDRKYSGTMDAYRTIAREEGVRGLWKGTLPNVTRNAIVNCGEMVTYDIIKEKLLDYHLFTDNFPCHFVSAFGAGFCATVVASPVDVVKTRYMNSPLGQYRSPLDCMLKMVAQEGPTAFYKGFTPSFLRLGSWNVVMFVTYEQLKRALMKVQMLRESPF; translated from the exons ATGGCAAGGGGGCCATCAGATCCTTGCTGCCACCTCTGGGATGGAGCCCTAAGGAGCCCTAAGGAGCCCCTGTGCTTCCCTACCCTGGCTGGACTCAG CCCAGGGCTGCAGAGCAGCCTCTCTCCTTGGACCTCTGCCGGACCCTGGAGAGACTGGGCAGAGCCTTCCGGGACCATGGTTGGACTGAAGCCTTCGGAGGTGCCTCCCACAACAGCTGTGAAGTTCCTGGGGGCGGGCACAGCAGCCTGTTTTGCTGACCTCTTCACTTTCCCACTGGACACAGCCAAGGTCCGCCTGCAG ATCCAGGGGGAGAACCAGGCGGCCCACGTGGCCCAGAGTATCCACTACCGCGGCGTGCTGGGCACCATCCTGACCATGGTGCGCACCGAGGGCCCCCGCAGCCCCTACAACGGGCTGGTCGCCGGCCTACAGCGCCAGATGAGCTTCGCCTCCATCCGCATTGGCCTCTACGACTCTGTCAAGCAGTTCTACACCCCCAAAGGATCAGACC ACTCCAGCATCACTACCCGGATTTTGGCAGGCTGCACTACGGGGGCCATGGCAGTAACCTGTGCCCAGCCCACAGATGTGGTGAAGGTCCGATTTCAGGCCAGCGTGCAACTTGGGGCCAGGAGTGACAGGAAGTACAGCGGGACAATGGATGCCTACAGGACCATCGCCAGGGAGGAAGGGGTCAGGGGCCTATGGAAAG GAACTTTGCCCAACGTCACAAGGAATGCCATCGTCAACTGTGGTGAGATGGTGACCTATGACATCATCAAGGAGAAGCTGCTAGACTATCACCTGTTCACCG ACAACTTCCCCTGCCACTTTGTCTCTGCCTTTGGAGCCGGCTTCTGTGCCACGGTGGTGGCCTCCCCAGTGGACGTGGTGAAGACCCGGTATATGAACTCACCCTTAGGCCAGTACCGCAGCCCCCTGGACTGTATGCTGAAGATGGTGGCCCAGGAGGGCCCCACGGCCTTCTATAAGGG ATTTACCCCCTCCTTTTTGCGTTTGGGATCCTGGAATGTGGTGATGTTCGTAACCTACGAGCAGCTGAAACGGGCCTTGATGAAAGTCCAGATGCTACGGGAATCTCCATTTTGA
- the UCP3 gene encoding putative mitochondrial transporter UCP3 isoform X4 has protein sequence MVGLKPSEVPPTTAVKFLGAGTAACFADLFTFPLDTAKVRLQIQGENQAAHVAQSIHYRGVLGTILTMVRTEGPRSPYNGLVAGLQRQMSFASIRIGLYDSVKQFYTPKGSDHSSITTRILAGCTTGAMAVTCAQPTDVVKVRFQASVQLGARSDRKYSGTMDAYRTIAREEGVRGLWKGTLPNVTRNAIVNCGEMVTYDIIKEKLLDYHLFTDNFPCHFVSAFGAGFCATVVASPVDVVKTRYMNSPLGQYRSPLDCMLKMVAQEGPTAFYKGFTPSFLRLGSWNVVMFVTYEQLKRALMKVQMLRESPF, from the exons ATGGTTGGACTGAAGCCTTCGGAGGTGCCTCCCACAACAGCTGTGAAGTTCCTGGGGGCGGGCACAGCAGCCTGTTTTGCTGACCTCTTCACTTTCCCACTGGACACAGCCAAGGTCCGCCTGCAG ATCCAGGGGGAGAACCAGGCGGCCCACGTGGCCCAGAGTATCCACTACCGCGGCGTGCTGGGCACCATCCTGACCATGGTGCGCACCGAGGGCCCCCGCAGCCCCTACAACGGGCTGGTCGCCGGCCTACAGCGCCAGATGAGCTTCGCCTCCATCCGCATTGGCCTCTACGACTCTGTCAAGCAGTTCTACACCCCCAAAGGATCAGACC ACTCCAGCATCACTACCCGGATTTTGGCAGGCTGCACTACGGGGGCCATGGCAGTAACCTGTGCCCAGCCCACAGATGTGGTGAAGGTCCGATTTCAGGCCAGCGTGCAACTTGGGGCCAGGAGTGACAGGAAGTACAGCGGGACAATGGATGCCTACAGGACCATCGCCAGGGAGGAAGGGGTCAGGGGCCTATGGAAAG GAACTTTGCCCAACGTCACAAGGAATGCCATCGTCAACTGTGGTGAGATGGTGACCTATGACATCATCAAGGAGAAGCTGCTAGACTATCACCTGTTCACCG ACAACTTCCCCTGCCACTTTGTCTCTGCCTTTGGAGCCGGCTTCTGTGCCACGGTGGTGGCCTCCCCAGTGGACGTGGTGAAGACCCGGTATATGAACTCACCCTTAGGCCAGTACCGCAGCCCCCTGGACTGTATGCTGAAGATGGTGGCCCAGGAGGGCCCCACGGCCTTCTATAAGGG ATTTACCCCCTCCTTTTTGCGTTTGGGATCCTGGAATGTGGTGATGTTCGTAACCTACGAGCAGCTGAAACGGGCCTTGATGAAAGTCCAGATGCTACGGGAATCTCCATTTTGA
- the UCP3 gene encoding putative mitochondrial transporter UCP3 isoform X5 produces the protein MVGLKPSEVPPTTAVKFLGAGTAACFADLFTFPLDTAKVRLQIQGENQAAHVAQSIHYRGVLGTILTMVRTEGPRSPYNGLVAGLQRQMSFASIRIGLYDSVKQFYTPKGSDHSSITTRILAGCTTGAMAVTCAQPTDVVKVRFQASVQLGARSDRKYSGTMDAYRTIAREEGVRGLWKDNFPCHFVSAFGAGFCATVVASPVDVVKTRYMNSPLGQYRSPLDCMLKMVAQEGPTAFYKGFTPSFLRLGSWNVVMFVTYEQLKRALMKVQMLRESPF, from the exons ATGGTTGGACTGAAGCCTTCGGAGGTGCCTCCCACAACAGCTGTGAAGTTCCTGGGGGCGGGCACAGCAGCCTGTTTTGCTGACCTCTTCACTTTCCCACTGGACACAGCCAAGGTCCGCCTGCAG ATCCAGGGGGAGAACCAGGCGGCCCACGTGGCCCAGAGTATCCACTACCGCGGCGTGCTGGGCACCATCCTGACCATGGTGCGCACCGAGGGCCCCCGCAGCCCCTACAACGGGCTGGTCGCCGGCCTACAGCGCCAGATGAGCTTCGCCTCCATCCGCATTGGCCTCTACGACTCTGTCAAGCAGTTCTACACCCCCAAAGGATCAGACC ACTCCAGCATCACTACCCGGATTTTGGCAGGCTGCACTACGGGGGCCATGGCAGTAACCTGTGCCCAGCCCACAGATGTGGTGAAGGTCCGATTTCAGGCCAGCGTGCAACTTGGGGCCAGGAGTGACAGGAAGTACAGCGGGACAATGGATGCCTACAGGACCATCGCCAGGGAGGAAGGGGTCAGGGGCCTATGGAAAG ACAACTTCCCCTGCCACTTTGTCTCTGCCTTTGGAGCCGGCTTCTGTGCCACGGTGGTGGCCTCCCCAGTGGACGTGGTGAAGACCCGGTATATGAACTCACCCTTAGGCCAGTACCGCAGCCCCCTGGACTGTATGCTGAAGATGGTGGCCCAGGAGGGCCCCACGGCCTTCTATAAGGG ATTTACCCCCTCCTTTTTGCGTTTGGGATCCTGGAATGTGGTGATGTTCGTAACCTACGAGCAGCTGAAACGGGCCTTGATGAAAGTCCAGATGCTACGGGAATCTCCATTTTGA